From the Caloenas nicobarica isolate bCalNic1 chromosome 2, bCalNic1.hap1, whole genome shotgun sequence genome, the window CCGAACTAATAAATAGAATTactatatttttccattctgcACACTTCATTTAGGCAACAGTAAATGACAAATTACAAGACTTAAATTAAGGGTAATCATCGTTCAAAGTTTAACAGgaagtgttttgaaatgttAACAAAATAATCTAACAAAATCATTAAGGATGAAGCCAAACTAAACAGTTAATTTCTAACAAacgcatttaaaaaaatagatagcagattcactggaaaaaaaaaaaaaaaatcaagcaaacatATAAATTATTCAATTCCTTCTATTTAATTATTCTGCACCCTGAATACGAGATCAGTCAGTAACTTATTTTTCCTGGTACAcggaatacattaaaaaaaaaatttaggagATACTGTTTATTATAAAGGTTTGGCAACCCTTTGTTTCAACTCTTacctaaaaaccaaaaacagtATTTGGAGTTTTCAAGCTTGAAAAAGCTTTGGGGCAGACCATCAGTTAAGAATCTGCTTTCAGCAACACTGGCTTCAAATTCTGAAACACTGCAGATGATGAGAAAGGGGGTTACGTTTTTCATTCTCAGCTACTTTTTGCCACCGCTGTTAAGAAATTTCAATCCCatttatttcaagaagaaaggGCACTACAGGACTGTAATTTACAATAGAAAGAATTTCAGCAAATTACTCAAGGAATGCAATTAcgggaaaagaagaaaatactgtagGACATGACTTGCTTAAGACACAGCCTGAAGACACGAACACTCAAACTTCAACCCTGAGCTGGCAGTGAGAATACAGGCTGAGTGTTTACGGAGCAAATCTGTCATGAGATAGTACTTGATAAAACAGCAGTTTCTGAGCTGTTTGGGTACTTGTGGGCAGTTTTGTACGTGATAAGATTCCTTTCTGTCATAACATCCTGAGAAGTCTCCAGCTGTAAGAGGCAGCGTACCCGCAGCAATATGATTCCGTAAGAAATTCCCTGTAGACATGGCTTGCTGTGTGGGATGGAAACTAAACCAAACTTGTTCTGCTGCTCAGCAACTGACCCCACTGCTGTGCTTTATCTACTGGCATGCATATCTGTCCctcagaaacaaacaagcacattCTACCCATACTATACTCATATGCCAAATTTGCCAAGATTTATGACAGTAGACACAGAATACTACTGCTTGCCTCTCAGCTTTAACCTGTTAGTATTCCTTATCCACTCTATACTAATAGAATTTACAGCCTTCAACTGGTACTCCGCTTTGCAGAGAGGAAGGTGTAATGTCAATCCCATAAAGCAGGGGTGTCGAACTCATTTGTGGGGGTAattacatttacacagtcctaaaattatgtTCGgacctttgaaggcaaccacgaggctgatgtgggccccagtaaaaatgagtttgacactcctgctaAAGGTATAgccaaatttattttgcaatggAATATTGTCAAACATTAACTGAGTCAGAGCGGTTTAAGCAATGATGGCTCCTCAGCTGAAATGTGGAAACCAGTGAGGTGCACTCCAGGCATATCGCAATCTCAAGTGCCAAGGCTAATGAAAGCATTTCAGTTGAATCCATTTTACATTGCATTGCACACACAGATGTTGTCAGTTACCCCATTTCATGTGAGAATTTGAGACTGTCTTCTGCCTCCATCACTGTCTAGCTCCATTTGGATTATTCACAAATGTATTCTCGATATCGAAGTTCTTTAAACTTGAGCAAACCTGAGCAAGGGTTTTAGGTTTCAACAGAAATTTAATAACTTAACCCCAGTATTATTTCCTTGTGTCTTGTAGCTTTGCCAAGGGCTGGGATATGAATAACTCAACTGATTACTGGATTGAGGACGAGGAGGATGACCTCAGCTCTGTTATAGATTACAATACGTATGAGCTTCTCTGTGAAAAAAGCGATGTGAGAAATTTCAGTAAATTATTCCTTCCTGTGTTCTATGCATTGGCTTTCACTGTCGGAGTCGCTGGAAATTCATTAGTGGTCGCAATTTACGCCTATTGCAAGAAACCGAAGACTAAGACAGATGTGTACATCATGCATCTGGCCATTGCTGATCTGCTCTTGCTCTTCACGCTCCCTTTTTGGGCTGCAAATGCAGTGCAGGGATGGGAACTTGGCAACTCAATGTGCAAGCTCGCTTCTTCTCTGTACACCATGAATTTCAGCTCCAGCATGTTGTTCCTGGCCTGTATCAGTGTAGATAGATATAGGGCCACCTCCGAACCCCGGGGTAGCAGAAGTGTTGGTAAACACTGCAGCATCACCTGCATCTGTGTCTGGCTGGCTGCCGTTTTCCTCAGTATCCCTGAACTGATATTCAATCAGGTCAAGAAACACAACGACAGGAATGAATGCCTTCCTGTATTTCCAATGAACATGGAAACACTCTTAAAAGCAACCATTCAAATCCTGGAAATTCTCCTGgaatttctgcttcctttcctAGTCATGCTAATCTGCTATTCAGCTACCGCTCGAGCAATCTTTAGATCTGCAAATGCTAAAAAATCAAGACCTTTCATGGTTCTGCTGGCAGTCGTGGCTACTTTCATCATTACCCAGCTACCTTACAACATCGTTAAGTTCTGGCGAGCCATAGATATCATCTACATGTTGATCACTGACTGTGATGCAAGTAAAACCATAGAAGTTGCACTCCAGGTCACCAAGAGCATCGCTTTGTTTCACGCCTGCCTGAACCCTCTGCTCTATGCCTTTCTGGGTGcctcttttaaaatgcatattatGAAAATCGCAAAAAATTACGGATACTGGAGAAGACATCAACAGAATGGAAGACCCGAAGAAATTTCTATGAATTATGAAGATCATACTGAAGAAACAACTAGTTTCACTCTATAGACTCTCCATTACTTTCGTTATCTTGTATAAGCAAGCGAATTATATATTAATTGTTATATACTAATTCTGGGGGTATTGTTTCAGCAGCTGTTCGTCTGCAAGTCAACTTTCAGATTAATTTCTGAATATGCAGACTAGCCAAGACACTACAGTGCAGTACAAAGTGGAACATGTTGGTCAAAATTAAGCATCAGGCAAGAACGAAATACTGAAATTCCTAGAAACAACTAGAGatatttactaaaaaaaaaagtcatttaaaagGGTCACAGTACTAGCCACTTAAATAGCTGTGTAATGAACAAACTACACGTCTAAATGTATAAttataacaaaaaaaggaaaccatcAGCAATAAAATAGCAGTACAGAAACTTCTGTACCAAAAGTTCATAATGTTGTGTTTCTCCAACTATTTTGTAAAACTGTAGAACACTTGCCTAATAAgtcagtttcatttttttcctcagctctcATTCCATAGACACACTTGCACCTTGAAATGAGGTATCAGTTCACGCCTGAGAATCGAAAGAGAgagagtggggggaaaaaagccattCTCTGTGTTTCCACATACGTACAGCAACAACATCCTCTACAAAAAACAGTAATTCCTTCTCTGTAATGACCAAAAACGACTTTTCACCTCTGCTAAAATGTATGGAGATACAATAAAATCAACAAATACAAAAAGCGCACCGGCTGTCATCTATTCATAtcttaatgtttattttgttttagtaGGTCTTGACATCTCTCATCATAGGCATTTATCAACCAGCAAAGGCTAGAGGCCTTCCTTGATGAATGAGAGAGGTTCTGACTCCATATGGAGTTCATAGTCAGTGGGATTTACAGTTTTTCCATGGAAAGTTACCAAAAGTGTCCCCTGCTGCAGTGCTGGTGGATATTccaggaaaacagcagttttCCATGACTCTCTGGTAgcatttcaaatatattaacatattagctttcaaaatgaaaaaaaaccaaaactggtATTACAGCATATTGTCCCTGCCTTCAAACATTCCAGGGCTCTAACAAAATGCCTGATCTATGACTAATGAAAGCCAACAAGAATCTCTCATTTTTAGACACTGTTCCTAGTTACACAATTatggactggaaaaaaaagctctaaaatGACAGACAAGAAACAACAGTAGCATAAACAAGACACAagccttttctctctgtttggATGACAAACTCTTACAGAATTTCTGTCCAGTATTTTGAGAAATACTAGGGTGCAGACAGTTAAGTCAGAAGTGCTTGACAGATGGTCTATACACGCACCATAAATCTGCCATGTTTAAGCCATACTGGATTTACTGTAGACATGCAAAGCATCCATGCAGAGCATGGTAAGAAACTCCAGTTTTTCCAAGAAGCAAATGACTCCTTGCATGTGTGATTTATATTTTATCTTCACAAACACAGAGTGGTTGCACCCAGAGTGACATTCTGACCAGGCTGTCAGGCTTCTGAAATTCCCAGACATCCAAGGTCCTTATGTCCCACTcagagtaaaaaggaaaaacaaacaaacgaaaattaaaccaaaacataaACCGAACCAAACACCaaatcaaacacacacacaaaaccaaacaggcaGAAAAGAAGATGCTAAGGCAGAGCTGCATGAATGTGTTTCTCAAACTTCTTGAAATTGCAGCATCTTTTGTGTGCCTGTCTTTATGCAAATCTGACTGTTCTAGtgatttttattacaaataagACAAACCAAATCATGCTTACTTTCTTATGCTTACTCTCCTTTTTGTAATTCACATAACTAATTTTATGAATAGTATTTTGTGTGTATGACCTCCTACAAACTTTCCCATTACTTCCTTAGGAACTGCAATGCACACTTGAGAGACACTGACCCAGAGtaaaagcagcagccagcagttAAGTGACACTCTCAGGTCAAGAGACAAGGTAACTGTCTCTTTTTGCCAccagttttgcagaaaagagagagagccCTATCTTCTGGTGAGTCTAGGTATTGCACAAACATATATCAGTAGGTAGGTGCCACACTCAAAGGTACATAAATGAAACATACAAGTTTCCCTCCAGTTAGCAACTCAGTTTATTTAGTTGGCTTCCCAACTCCCAGAGAATGATGATTTTCAAGCTGCTGTCACATATGTTTtggtaaaaaagtaataatattaCAATACCAGGGACATTTACCACTTAAAGTAGAATCTATTGATTTTTCTGGGGAGTATAGGATAGGGAAATCACCTGTAACAGTCAGTCCAGCAGCATCACAGGGTAGTTTAAAAAGCAGCCAAATTTTACTGGAACTACACAGTATACTCAAACCTTACACACAAGCTGCCAAAGACAGCTTCataaaaacaaagtttaaaGGCTATGGCCATAAATGTGTAAATTATCTGATAGAAAGAGGTAATGTTTAAAGAACAACACTAGCAATAAAGAATAATTCCTTCTGTGACCTAAAGTCAGAAGTTTCAAAAAGggccaaaaccccaaaattgcATTCGAGTCTTGGACTTTACTTCATACAACAAAAGCCTGATTCAGCTCTTTCCACTGTTTTACATTCTATTGCCTTCACCCAAGAAGAGACAATTTTCCATCTCGGAAAAGGTgcacaactatttttttttttaaatcagctcttggaaagcattttagACTTATTCATTCTTATTTAGGGTTTCTATACTTACCACTGCTCCACCACTTCTTGCCATTGATCACGTAACTGTTTCCATCTCGCTCAATGCTGCACTGCATATTGGTGGCATCACTTGAAGCCACATCAGGTTCtgtgttgaagaaaaaaaataaaaccactgaaTTAAATATACAGGTAGTACTATCACCACAGATATAGGGATCTAGATATACTCTATTGGCAGTAACACTGTTTTGCTCTCAGTAGAGAAACTGTTTCAGAACCTCGCTCTGCTGGTGGTCAAAGGCTTTCTATTTTCTAACCACCTGTTATTCATGGCCAGTTTAAACATCTTGGGCTCAGACTACTCTTTACAGTCAACAGCCTTCTTACTTCCCTGATGTTTTTAAATCCTTCCCTCTTCCAATGTACTTATAGATGTATCTCtccccagctttttttttttaaagtacatttaaGATACTTTTGTGATGGTTTATGAAATAGGTTACACAAACCAGCTGCCGGAAAAATGTCATCAATTATTGTTTGAAACAAGAAAgactcttcctctctcctttcacCCTTAACTTCTTTTATAGGCCACCTTCTTTAAAGCTAAAGCACCTCTTTGCTCTTGGTGAACACACTGAATCATAATTTTCAAAACAAGGGTCCAGCTCTGCCAAGACTGAGCTCTCCCAGCTCCCACTGACACAGAAAGATCAAGATTTTGATTTCACATGTCCAAAAGTTACATCCAGGCCTTCCACACATGCTGAATACTACGAGCTTTCAAGAGCCAAAATGAATATAATGCGAGCTACAGACATAAAACAAGTGCATTGTATGTTTTGTTAGTTAGATTCAGGTTATGTCTTAAAACCTCTACCTATAACATACACAACTTTAATCATGATAATCAGACTTGCACCTAATTGTACCTTTCTAGAGAAGCCTAAAACACGTTACAAAAAAGAGTATCTGTTGTATCTATTGTAAACCAGTTTGGTacaattaaatgtgttttactagtattaaaaataaactaaaaatacacagaaagcaaatactAACTACTGTAGCCACGAGAAATGGTAACTATCAGGGAAGGGCAGCAAGGGTACTTCACTTTGGATTCACATCTCATGGATGATGTCATATTCAAACACACATACAGATACAGTGGGAATTTCTGTATTAATTCATTAACACACAACAACTTGTAGTTTTGTACTTTTTGCACATGCCATGTGAAATTTTTGTCAATTGCCTCTAACTTTCTCCTGGAGAAAAATGTACCTGTCATGCAGAAGCAAGAACTAATCTTCCCTTCTAGAAGAGGCTCCAGCCActctttcttttgctcttcagTCCCATACATGTGGAGGACCTCCATGTTCCCAGTGTCTGTAAGAAATCAGCAGTCGTGTCCACTTGTGGAGACACAAAACTTGTAAGGCTTAAGATGCCCAGCTTTTCAGTGCTCTAATGCTGTAGCTATGGGACAGGGTTACTAACCTGGTGCATGACAGTTGAAAACCTCAGGAGCAAAGAAGGATTTCCCTGTCTCCTCAGCTATTAGTGCATAGTCAAGTTGGCTGAGACCACTGACATCGGGGAGAAAAAGGTTCCACAGACCTTCTGCTTTGGCCATTTCCTGTTCAAAGAATCATCAGAGAAAAACATTAGcaataaatcttaaaaaaaccaaacaaaacaaaaaactggcTTGATGcccatttttgtttccttcctgcCTAACATACTGCCCAATATATCTGATGCCTTTTTTCAATAGGTACAGTCTTTGACTTAGAGTTCAGACATACATACCCTTCACAGAACTCACTTTTGCTTTCCCCCTCTCTTATTTGTATGTCTCACCTCCTTTCAGACACTTCCTTCCCTTACACTGTTCCTTACGCTGTTTCTTTCCATGCAGAGAAACTTCCCCAGCAGCATACACCAAACTTCCTTATGCTCCATGTCAGTGCCTGTTTCTTTTATGGCTAGTGCTCAAGGATATTTATTATCCCATACCTTCAGTCTCTCAAACAGTGGTggtttcttccatttttcctcaGTATTTCCATGTTCAgaatagtattttattatttccttagagaaacaattaaaaagatACTTGTTTAAATTAAGAACACATGTAACATATACAAGTAATAATAGGGTGTCTTTTCCACCCCTACACCCCAAGAAaccaataaaaaatattcaacatAGGTTTTTATTACATAGCTGGTTGCATTATAAAATTAACAATACAATTCAAAATCAAACTCCAATCTATTCATTTTGCAATACCATAAACGCGTCATGGAGATTACCCCAATCAGTACCTTCTTTCATACAGGGCaatggtttggggtggtttAAAATACGTGATGATGATGGTGGAAAGTCAgtgtttgctgatgatacaagTAACTGTTACTAACAGTATGCACAAGAGGCATAAATCCAAAagtaaaacaacaaataaaagcCAGACACTTAAGATTTAGGTGTCCCATCACAACTTTCATATATATAAACCagttaatcttttttttaactgataaaaaccacaaagaatactttctttttc encodes:
- the ACKR4 gene encoding atypical chemokine receptor 4 isoform X1 — encoded protein: MTNTNSFAKGWDMNNSTDYWIEDEEDDLSSVIDYNTYELLCEKSDVRNFSKLFLPVFYALAFTVGVAGNSLVVAIYAYCKKPKTKTDVYIMHLAIADLLLLFTLPFWAANAVQGWELGNSMCKLASSLYTMNFSSSMLFLACISVDRYRATSEPRGSRSVGKHCSITCICVWLAAVFLSIPELIFNQVKKHNDRNECLPVFPMNMETLLKATIQILEILLEFLLPFLVMLICYSATARAIFRSANAKKSRPFMVLLAVVATFIITQLPYNIVKFWRAIDIIYMLITDCDASKTIEVALQVTKSIALFHACLNPLLYAFLGASFKMHIMKIAKNYGYWRRHQQNGRPEEISMNYEDHTEETTSFTL
- the ACKR4 gene encoding atypical chemokine receptor 4 isoform X2; protein product: MNNSTDYWIEDEEDDLSSVIDYNTYELLCEKSDVRNFSKLFLPVFYALAFTVGVAGNSLVVAIYAYCKKPKTKTDVYIMHLAIADLLLLFTLPFWAANAVQGWELGNSMCKLASSLYTMNFSSSMLFLACISVDRYRATSEPRGSRSVGKHCSITCICVWLAAVFLSIPELIFNQVKKHNDRNECLPVFPMNMETLLKATIQILEILLEFLLPFLVMLICYSATARAIFRSANAKKSRPFMVLLAVVATFIITQLPYNIVKFWRAIDIIYMLITDCDASKTIEVALQVTKSIALFHACLNPLLYAFLGASFKMHIMKIAKNYGYWRRHQQNGRPEEISMNYEDHTEETTSFTL